Below is a window of Gilliamella sp. ESL0405 DNA.
CTGATAGCCCTGGTAATAACCCCGCATTAATAATTAGTGGTGCTTTAGCAGGCTCATTAGCCACTAGATTATTAAGATGCTTTAATAATGGATCATAACCACCTGCATCAATATAGGGAGTAGCGGTTTGGTAACAAACATCAGCAATGCTTGAGCCGATTATTTGTGAGGGACCGATACAGGAAATAACAAGGTCTGCTTCCTTGCAGTGTTGGCTAAGTTGTTCCTTGTTTAATGCATCGAAATTAAGGGAGTTTAATCGCGTTGCATAAGCGGCATATTCGGTTAAATCTGGTTTAGTATGGCGTGTAACAATGCTGAGCTGGCATAAGGTATGTTTTAATAAATATTCACAAACTGTTTTACCTACTTTGCCCGTACCACCAAGAATTAAAATTTGCGGGGGATTATTTTGCATATATGTTATTCCTTGCATAGGCCGCTAGCTAATGCTGTAGCTAGCGGAGATTAAGTGTTAATAGGTGTAGGCAAAACCAACGCCCAAGGTTATACCCCTGCCTGGCGAGCCAATAGTGGCATCTGGGCCGTCTGGGAACATGGCAGGTATGTAGTAGCCCCATAGGTCATAGGTTTTATTTAAGAGGTTGTCGCCCCATACATAAACCTCGGCGTTATCACCTTTAACCGAAATTCGTGCATCGAGTTTGTTATAAGGTTTTAAACCAAAGTTATTTTGCACATCTGCTTTACGTGAACCGATATAGCGGTTGGTTATTCTGGTTTCTAATGTTAGCCCAGCTATATTGAGTGGCACGCTGTGCAGCACCGTTAAGTTGGCATTCCATTTGGCTGTATCGGGTACATAGTTATGTTTTTTAACTTCGGCTAAACTTTCGGTAGGAGTGCCTACAATTTTAGCGTTGGTGTAGCCTATGCCGCCTATAATTTCTAAATTCCAAGGTGTTTTCCAAAAGCCATCTAACTCTGCACCAAAGCTGCGAGTGTCATAATTTTCAACTACCGAAACAAAGGTAGCAGGGTTATAGGCCATTAGATGCTCACGTTTGGTATCGTTATAGAATAGGGCAGTATTTAGTCCTAATGTACTGGTGTCATTTTCAAGTTTTAGGCCTACTTCATAAGCATTTACATAGGCTGATTTATACGCTTGATCTGATATGCCTAAGGCCGCAAAGTCGGTTCCTTCGTCATTAAAACCGCCTGTTTTATAACCTCTTGAGTAGAGTGCATAAAGGGTGGCGTTATCGTTTAATAGGTAGTTAAAACCTAAGCGACCAGTAGTATAGTGATCGGTTAATTTCTGTTTATCAAAAGCCATCAATGGTGTACCAGGAGGTGTCGCACCTGCATAGATAGCGTTAGCATTCCATTTGGCTTGATAGTTTTTCTTTTCGTAAGATTGGCGAATACCCGCAGTCACTTTAAATTTATCGGTGATGGGGTAAGTTACCTCGCCAAATACGCCGATATTATCAGTTTTAAATTTTCTTCTAATATTGGCGTTCATTGGGTTAGTAGTGTAAAAAACATCTGCTACGTCATAGGTTTCTCTATGGCGGTGATTAGTGTAGTAGTTAATACCTGCTACCCAGAAAATAGGTGCTTCTGGTTTAGAAGAGATTCTTAACTCTTGGTTAAAAAGATTTTCTTTAGTTAAAAATGACCAGTTAGAAGGTGGTCTCATACCGACTAAATGGTTGTATAAATCGCCTTCATAAATTGGAGATTTAGTATCATGCTTGGTATAAGAATAGCCCGTAATAGAAGTTAATAGGGTATTATCAAGTTCATGTTCTACTTTTAAATTAAAGCGATAGATATTTTTTTCGCTTTTATCACTACCGTTAGGAATATCGATTTTAGGGTGATGGCTATAAGGACGCATCATATACATATTATCCATACCCATCGCATCTTCTACTTCGGTGGTGAATAATACAGAAGTAGCCACCGATGGCTCCCATAATAATGAGCCTCTTGCCATTTTATTTCTAAGAATACTAACAGGCTTATTATCGTAACGATTATCTAAGATACTGTCTGCTTCATCATAACGAACCGCAAAACGACCACTTAACATATCGTTTAAAGGGCCGCTAATAACTCCTTCAGTTAGCTTCTGGTGGTCCTGTCCTAGCTCTGTTCTAAAGCCTGCTTCTAAATAACGGGTTGGTTTATTAGAAATAATATTAATCGCACCTGCTTCACTATTGCGACCAAATAGTGTTCCTTGTGGACCTTTTAGTACTTCTATACGTTCTACATCGAGTAAGTTGAGGGTGGTATTGTTAATGGATTGTGGCATGCCATCAACATTGATACTCACTGAGCTGTCATCACCACTCATTGGCAGAATAGAACCTACACCACGCATTCGAATAGATTTAGCCCCACCCATATTACTAATTACCTGTACCCCCACCGTATCGTTTAACGCTTTTTCTAAGGTGGTTTCTCTTTTTTCAGTAATTTGTTTGTCATCAATAATGTTAATGGTAAAGGGAATATCTTTGGCAGACTCTTTAACATGCCGCGCAGTAACAGTAAGTTGATCTAAATGAATAGCTTCATCTTCTTCGTCAATAGTTTCTGCTACCGCACTAAAGGATAAGCAAAAGGCACTGGCCAATAGCAAATTATTGGTTACTTTACTTTTATTAAAACAAACTAAAGACTGGTTGGTTAAGGTGTTAGTTAAAGCTAGTTTGTATCTCATATATTTCTCCTAAAATCACACATAAAAGTGTTACTGCAATGCTTTGTATTTAAGGGGTCATCGTCCATTGGTAGTGGCTTGTCATTTGTTGCTTAGCTATTTTGAGTAGTGCTTGAATAACCTTTGCTTGTTCCTCTATTAGATAGAAATGGTTGCCCTGAAAATATTCACAATGAAAGTTTTTGGTAGTTTGTTGTTGCCAAGCGAGTGCTTGCTCCTCAGTAAGTTCGGTATCCTGTCTAGCGATAAAAGTGGTTAGCGGGATATCAAGCGGGAGACTGTTTGGCTTTGGTCGCCATGATTCAATTAACTGGTAATCATTTCTAATAATAGGTAATAGCATTTGTGCTAGTTCAGGGTGAGTAGCTAACGAAAACTGGGTGCCATTTAGTTTTTCTAACTCATCTAATAATGCTTGATCAGAATCGAGGTGTAATGAACTTGTATTCTTATGAGTAGGTGCTTCACTGGCTGATATCACGAGCTGATAGGGCAGTGGTAAGTTGCATTCACGTAGTGCTAAACACAGTTCATAAACAATATAACCGCCCATACTGTGACCGAATAATAGATAGGGTTTATCTAATAGCTGCTGTTCAGTTAAGGCGATTATTAAGCCATCGATTAGTTCATCCATATTGTTGATTAGCGGCTCTGCTAAGCGTTCTTCACGGCCTGGATATTGAATAGTCACTAGCTCTATCGAGCTAGGCAAGGTCATCGTCCATTTTTTAAAGAAGCTAGCACAGCCACCTGCATGGGGTAAGCAGATAATCCGTTGTTTAGCTTGAGGCTGTGGTTGGTAAATTCGCCACCATGCCGCTTTTTGTTTAGTCACATTGAATGAGGCCACACTATTCATTGTGACTCCTTGTTATTAAACTTATTAATCAGTGGGATAAAGTAATCTTTGCTCACTTTAAAAGCTGTGATATCGAATGATTGGTTAGCTTCGATTAAATTTTCCATACCATATTGGTGATGGCCACCGTTATCCATACCCTCTTTAAAGTAGAGGTTAATAAATCCTGCCACAAAGTTATCCTGCAACTTTTGTTGCCATTCAGTAAATTCAAAGCCTTGTAATTGGCAGCCTAGCTCAATAAACCAATGGTAGATTTGTTCTACATTTAAACTATCCGCTGAAACTAAATGGAAGTTCTTACTATTGCCGTAGTTGGTTTGGGTAATGGCGGTTATACTCTGTGCTACAAAATCAACGGGCACTAAATTAACTTTTAGGCTGGAGTGTGGGTAGGCAGCAATATCCAAACACGCTTTATAGAATTTTAAGAAAGCGTCATCATTAATAAATGGCGTCTCAGTATCTGCCCATGTGATGGTGGCAGGGCGCATAATATTAATAGGAACACCTTGCTCTCTTGCTAGATAGAAAATATTTTCTGCCATAATCTTGGATTGCTCGTAAGTTAATTCAAGATCACGCCAGCGAGTAATAGTGGTTGTTTCAGCTACAGGCTGATTTTCATCATGTTCAGTTAAGGCATGATGTACCGCAATAGTGGAAACATAGTTAATTTGTTTAACTTTACTGGTAGTAGCTAGTTGTAGAATATTGGTAGCGCCTTGCACATTGGTAGGGAACAGGCTACTTAATGGATCCATTAAATTAATAATGGAGGCATTATGGATAATAATATCAATCTCATTAGCTAATCGTTGATAATGCTCTGCCGTTAGCCCTAAGTTATCTTTATCCACCGCACCACAAAATACCTTAATACGGTTTTCTGCATCAGACAGTGCTACACCTTTTTCCGCAGCAGCTTTAAAAAGACGATTAAACCCTTGCGCCTCATCTTCTGCCCGTAATAAACAGTAGATGGTATAATTGGTTTTTTGTAATAGAGTACTTAAGGTATAAATACCTAAATAGCCTGAAGCGCCCGTGAGTAAGATGTTTTGTGGGCTATGGGCAAGGTTAAAAGGGCTAGCGTCAGCAAGATTACTCATGGCTTGGTTAGCCATCGCGGTTAAATCAATACTTTCTAACCATTTATTTTTTGTATCATTACTATTTCTTAAGGCGGTTGCCATATTAGCGAAGACACTATTATTAAAAATAAGCTCTAAAGTAGCAGGGTAACCTCTAGCTAGTAAGATGCTAAGTAAGTTAATCGCCGATAAGCTAGAGCCGCCTACTTGGAAAAAGTCATCTTGCCTTGAGACTTGCGTTATTTTTAATAGCTCTTGCCAAACACTGGCTAAATCTTGCTCTATTGGATCATCCGTAGGTTCTTCAAACAGTTGGCTAGTGGTGGTATGGGTTTCAGCAAATAGTTTAGCTAGCTGCTTACGATCTACTTTACCGTTGCTACTGAGTGGTAATTGTTGGTAAATATCAATTCGCTCAGGAATCATATAATCAGGTAAATCGGCAGCCAGTTGTTGTTTAACGTGGGCTATAAAATCTTGTTGCGCTGTGGCTGCTGATTCTTCAATAACTATAGCAGCGGCTAAACTGCTAGCATCAGCAATAGGTATGGCAACCGCTTGTTTAATAGCGGGGATATGAGTGAGGGCTGCTTCGATCTCACCTAGCTCGATACGATATCCCCTAATTTTAGTTTGATTATCTTCACGACCTAAAATCTCAATTAAACCTGATGCTGTGTAAAAACCGATATCGCCCGATTTATAAAGCCTTTGCCCTGTAATAGGGTGGCTAATAAACCGATAAGCGGTTTGCTCGTTATCTGCCACATAGCTATCTGCTAAACCATGGCCTGCAATATACATTTCGCCCACTACATAATCAGGGCATTGTTCAAGGCGCTCATTTAAAATATAGATTTGATGGTTAGTCAGTGGTTTACCATAAGGAATACGAATAGTTTGCTTAGTAAAACTTTGTTGGATGGGGTAGTTAACACACCAAATAGACGTTTCCGTAGGGCCACCTAAACTAATCAGTTGTAGTTTTGGTAAATATTCATTAACTAAGGCAGGCAACGTAACAGGGATTTTATCGCCTGATAAAAATGCACTATGCAGACTGCTTAAATTTAAATGGGCATCCCATTCCAACCAGTTAATTAACATCTGCATTTGTGCAGGTACAGAATTCCAACGGGTAATTTGATGCTGTTCAATTAACTTGCCCCAATGTTCTGGGCTAGTTCTTTGCTCAGCATTAGGTAACACTAAACAAGCGCCTGCTGCTAAAGTGCCGAATATATCCCATACCGATAAATCAAAACTAAAACTGGCAAGGCCGAGAGTTTTATCCTGATGGTTAACAGCAAAACGTTTATTAATTTCAGCTACCGTATTCCACGCCGCAAAGTGGCTAACCATAACCCCTTTAGGTCTACCCGTGGTGCCTGAGGTAAAAATAATATAGCCCGTTCTTTTAGTAGCTTCGGGTTGTTGTTGGTAGTTGTTTATAAATTGTTTAAAGGCGCTAGTAATAGTTGCTTGGTCAATATCAGCCATGGCTTTTGGTTGAGTAATTAATAGCGGCTTAATATTAGTTGGCCAGCTTTCAGCAAGGTGGTTACTATTGGTGATAATTAATTTTATAGTAGCATCTTCTAAAATAGCTTGTTTTCGTGCCATGGGTTGGTGGCTTTCAATAGGCACATAAGTGGCATCTGCTAGTAATACGCCTAGTACCGCCGCTATTTGCGCGGCTGATTTTTCCATTACAATGGCAATATTATCACCTGCTTGACAACCTGCTTGTTGTAGCTCCTGGCTAACTGCTAGCGCCTGTTCTGCCAGTTGTAAATAGGTGAGCTGATAGTCACTTGCAATAACGGCTATTGCATTAGGTCTAATCAATACCTGTTGGCAAAAGTCAGCATGTAGCAATTGTGGTTGATAGGCGGTAAAGGTATCGTTTAATTGCGTGTGGCGCTGTTGCATGGCACTTGGTAATTTAACTACCGAGCTTTGCTGCCATAAGCTATCATCGTCAGCTAGATTATTTAATAGCTCGGTTAGCGCGCTAAAGGCTGCTTCGGCCATTCCTTCTGGAAAAATACCTTGCCTAACATCCCAATCAAGCTGTAGGGTGCCATAGCGTTCAGTGGTTTGGCAATCTAGCCATACTTGTGGGGTTTGGGTAATGCCATAATGCAGTTTAGCATTCTGCATAAATTCATTGGCTGAGAGTTTGTCTGCTTTAACGCCTAGGGTACTGGTATAAACTACAGGCACTAAGATATTCTGTTGCCGTTGTTGGTTCATTGCCCGTAGTACATCTATCCCTGTAAATTCGTTATGCTCAAGATCTTGCCATAGTTGCTGTTGCAAGACCTGGCTGCGCTCGCTAAAACTCTGTTGGGGGTCATTTCTAACACCCAGTACATTAACTGCAATAAAGTCACCAACAATATTATGTACCCCTGCGTAATCAATGGGTCTATTAAATAAGGTTAGATTAATACAAAGCTCTGGATGGCGTGACCAGCGCGCCAATATATCCGTGAAAGCAGTTAATACCACACTTGAGGGAGTGAGCTTACGGCTAGTAGCTTTATGGCTAAGCGCTTGCCACCGTTGATTGGTTAATGCAAAGTGATAGCGATCAAAGCGTACGGGGTCAGTTTGTTGTTTGTTATTAGTGGTTACAGGTAATTCTGGCGGAAGAGGCATAGTAGCTAATTGCTCAAGCCAGTATTGTTGATGTTTTTCATAACGCTGTTTATAGAGGGGGTTATTAAAGGCTTGTTTTTTAGCCAATACTACATCACGAAAAGTAATGGGTAGTTCTGGTAAGCTTGCAACTCCATGTTGATAAGCCTCACCAAGTTCAGCCAGTAAAACTTGAATGCTAGCAAAATCGGCAATTAATAAGTCGATAGAAAAATGTAAAATAGCACCTTCTGCGGTATGGCTTAAGCGCAAGTCAAACAATGGCCAGTTAGCAGGGTCATAACAGCGATGAGAAAGTTGTTCTCTAATAGTTAATAACTGCTGTTCGGTATGTTGTGTGTCTAGCTGAGTAAAATCATTTTCAATTAATGGGGGCAGGGTGACTTCAGCTAACACTTGTTGGGTACCATCAGCCAGAATAATCGCCCTTAACATATCATGGCGCATAATAAGGCCATGCCAAGCTGCTTGTAGTTTGCTAGCATCTGTTTTCGGCAAGGCTAGTTCAATATAACTATGGCAACCTACACCACCATATTCATAAAGATTACTGCGACCCACCATATAGGCTAACTGGAGATCAGTGAGCGGGAAGGGTTGATAGCGCCCGTCAGCATCATGCACAATAGCGCTGTTATTGATATTTTGTAGATATTCAATAATGGCTAGTTTATTGGCAGTTAAATGTTGTTTGTGGTGGTCAGTAATCACCCCTGCTGGCGCTTTAAATTTTAGCTGTTCACCTTCTGCCCAGAGTAAAACACCTTGCGAGGATAATTCTGTTACTAATGTTTCTACCATTATTGCTTTATTCATAGCGTTCCTTCCTCAAATAAATTGTCTTCGTCGAATGTATTGGTTTGCCATTGTTGTTTAATATAGTCACTTAAACTGGCGATAGTTGGCGCAGAAAAAAGTACCCTTAGTGGAATAAGCTCTGGAGTAATATGGCGTTTATGCAGTAGTTGTACGATTTGGGTAGCGGTTAAGCTATCGCCACCATTTAAAAAGAAATCATCATCACGTGATAAGGTGTGGCAATTTAATACTTCTTGCCACAAATTAGCTATTTGCTGTTCTAGTTCATCTCGAGGAGGTTCTTTAACTAGGGTTAAGGTGCTGTGGTTAGCTAATTCCTCAATAATGGTTTTACGATCAACTTTACCATTAGCACTCAGCGGTAAAGTTTGGTAAATCACTAAATTAGTAGGCACCATATAATCAGGTAATAATTGCTGTAACTTCTCCTTGATATGCTGCTCTGCTATGGTCACATCTTGTTGTAACTGAATAGCTGCTGCTAGATGCACGGGATTGCCAACCGTTACCGCAATAGCTCGAGCAATTTCAGGTAAACTCGCTAAGGCGGATTCAATCTCGCCTAATTCAATCCGATGGCCTCGCACTTTTACTTGATGGTCAACACGCCCTAAAAATTCTAAGGTACCATCAGCCCAATAGCGACCACGATCACCAGTGCGATACCAACGTTGTCCATCTGCTTCTATAAAGCGTTCAGCGGTTAACGTAGGAGCAGCACAATAACCTAAGGCAACCCCAGCACCCCCAATCCAAAGTTCACCTGCTACATAATCAGGGCAATCTCTACCTAATGCATCTACTACTCGGTAGCATTGGTTAGTTAAAGGGTAACCATAAGGAATAGAAGACCACTCTTTCGGTAAGGGGAGGGTTACCTCAAAGGCATTTGACCAGATACTACCCTCGGTAGCACCACCCATAGCGATTAGTTTAGGAAGACCATCACAACACTCAGCTAAATGCACAGGTAAATCTAAACCAATCCAGTCACCTGAAAGTAATACTGTTTTTAAAGGTAAACAGCGACTATCATGGCTAGCCACTACCAATAACATATCAAGTAGAATAGGTACTGAGTTCCAAACCGATACTTGATGCTCATGGACTAACTGCAACCAACTAGCAGCATCTCGGCGTTCATCTTCACTGATTAACACTAACCGTCCACCAACGCCCAATAAGCCAAAGATATCAAATACTGATAAATCAAAATCAAGCGCTGAAACAGTTAAGGCACAGCTATTGTCGTCAATGGCATAACGCTGATTAATATCGACAATAGTATTTAAAGCCGCTTGGTGGCTAATCTCTACCCCTTTAGGTTCGCCCGTAGAGCCAGAGGTAAAGATAATATAAGCCAATGAATTGGTTGCTACTGCTATAGGTTTAGCTAGTGGCTCTAAATCCATTGCTAAGAATGGTGATATAAATTTAAAGTTATCACTTTCAAATAGAGGTTGA
It encodes the following:
- a CDS encoding non-ribosomal peptide synthetase produces the protein MNKAIMVETLVTELSSQGVLLWAEGEQLKFKAPAGVITDHHKQHLTANKLAIIEYLQNINNSAIVHDADGRYQPFPLTDLQLAYMVGRSNLYEYGGVGCHSYIELALPKTDASKLQAAWHGLIMRHDMLRAIILADGTQQVLAEVTLPPLIENDFTQLDTQHTEQQLLTIREQLSHRCYDPANWPLFDLRLSHTAEGAILHFSIDLLIADFASIQVLLAELGEAYQHGVASLPELPITFRDVVLAKKQAFNNPLYKQRYEKHQQYWLEQLATMPLPPELPVTTNNKQQTDPVRFDRYHFALTNQRWQALSHKATSRKLTPSSVVLTAFTDILARWSRHPELCINLTLFNRPIDYAGVHNIVGDFIAVNVLGVRNDPQQSFSERSQVLQQQLWQDLEHNEFTGIDVLRAMNQQRQQNILVPVVYTSTLGVKADKLSANEFMQNAKLHYGITQTPQVWLDCQTTERYGTLQLDWDVRQGIFPEGMAEAAFSALTELLNNLADDDSLWQQSSVVKLPSAMQQRHTQLNDTFTAYQPQLLHADFCQQVLIRPNAIAVIASDYQLTYLQLAEQALAVSQELQQAGCQAGDNIAIVMEKSAAQIAAVLGVLLADATYVPIESHQPMARKQAILEDATIKLIITNSNHLAESWPTNIKPLLITQPKAMADIDQATITSAFKQFINNYQQQPEATKRTGYIIFTSGTTGRPKGVMVSHFAAWNTVAEINKRFAVNHQDKTLGLASFSFDLSVWDIFGTLAAGACLVLPNAEQRTSPEHWGKLIEQHQITRWNSVPAQMQMLINWLEWDAHLNLSSLHSAFLSGDKIPVTLPALVNEYLPKLQLISLGGPTETSIWCVNYPIQQSFTKQTIRIPYGKPLTNHQIYILNERLEQCPDYVVGEMYIAGHGLADSYVADNEQTAYRFISHPITGQRLYKSGDIGFYTASGLIEILGREDNQTKIRGYRIELGEIEAALTHIPAIKQAVAIPIADASSLAAAIVIEESAATAQQDFIAHVKQQLAADLPDYMIPERIDIYQQLPLSSNGKVDRKQLAKLFAETHTTTSQLFEEPTDDPIEQDLASVWQELLKITQVSRQDDFFQVGGSSLSAINLLSILLARGYPATLELIFNNSVFANMATALRNSNDTKNKWLESIDLTAMANQAMSNLADASPFNLAHSPQNILLTGASGYLGIYTLSTLLQKTNYTIYCLLRAEDEAQGFNRLFKAAAEKGVALSDAENRIKVFCGAVDKDNLGLTAEHYQRLANEIDIIIHNASIINLMDPLSSLFPTNVQGATNILQLATTSKVKQINYVSTIAVHHALTEHDENQPVAETTTITRWRDLELTYEQSKIMAENIFYLAREQGVPINIMRPATITWADTETPFINDDAFLKFYKACLDIAAYPHSSLKVNLVPVDFVAQSITAITQTNYGNSKNFHLVSADSLNVEQIYHWFIELGCQLQGFEFTEWQQKLQDNFVAGFINLYFKEGMDNGGHHQYGMENLIEANQSFDITAFKVSKDYFIPLINKFNNKESQ
- a CDS encoding thioesterase II family protein, whose product is MNSVASFNVTKQKAAWWRIYQPQPQAKQRIICLPHAGGCASFFKKWTMTLPSSIELVTIQYPGREERLAEPLINNMDELIDGLIIALTEQQLLDKPYLLFGHSMGGYIVYELCLALRECNLPLPYQLVISASEAPTHKNTSSLHLDSDQALLDELEKLNGTQFSLATHPELAQMLLPIIRNDYQLIESWRPKPNSLPLDIPLTTFIARQDTELTEEQALAWQQQTTKNFHCEYFQGNHFYLIEEQAKVIQALLKIAKQQMTSHYQWTMTP
- a CDS encoding TonB-dependent receptor; this translates as MRYKLALTNTLTNQSLVCFNKSKVTNNLLLASAFCLSFSAVAETIDEEDEAIHLDQLTVTARHVKESAKDIPFTINIIDDKQITEKRETTLEKALNDTVGVQVISNMGGAKSIRMRGVGSILPMSGDDSSVSINVDGMPQSINNTTLNLLDVERIEVLKGPQGTLFGRNSEAGAINIISNKPTRYLEAGFRTELGQDHQKLTEGVISGPLNDMLSGRFAVRYDEADSILDNRYDNKPVSILRNKMARGSLLWEPSVATSVLFTTEVEDAMGMDNMYMMRPYSHHPKIDIPNGSDKSEKNIYRFNLKVEHELDNTLLTSITGYSYTKHDTKSPIYEGDLYNHLVGMRPPSNWSFLTKENLFNQELRISSKPEAPIFWVAGINYYTNHRHRETYDVADVFYTTNPMNANIRRKFKTDNIGVFGEVTYPITDKFKVTAGIRQSYEKKNYQAKWNANAIYAGATPPGTPLMAFDKQKLTDHYTTGRLGFNYLLNDNATLYALYSRGYKTGGFNDEGTDFAALGISDQAYKSAYVNAYEVGLKLENDTSTLGLNTALFYNDTKREHLMAYNPATFVSVVENYDTRSFGAELDGFWKTPWNLEIIGGIGYTNAKIVGTPTESLAEVKKHNYVPDTAKWNANLTVLHSVPLNIAGLTLETRITNRYIGSRKADVQNNFGLKPYNKLDARISVKGDNAEVYVWGDNLLNKTYDLWGYYIPAMFPDGPDATIGSPGRGITLGVGFAYTY